A region from the uncultured Draconibacterium sp. genome encodes:
- a CDS encoding TonB-dependent receptor encodes MKRTVNCFCKKLLLTVLTVLSFWAIAQAQNITVTGTVTGDDGEPIPGANIVVKGTTIGTISGASGDYSIEAPANGTLTYSFIGYEAQEIAIEGKSKIDVEMQLSSIGIEEVVAIGYGTVRKKEVTGAVAQVSSDVLQQSATSDLGTALQGQIAGVSVQASSGSPGASSNIQIRGLSSVTGTNAPLFVVDGIPYDGDPKLSNSEIETIDVLKDAASAAIYGTRGSGGVILITTKQGKAGTMKVGIDSYYGIQDITSGTPILNFEETFFARFIWANNLNGTHYDNTWSALESNRYQFTNSTDLEEVLVVDNAAIQNHSINISGGKAGLTYNVVANYFSQDGSIINSGYERFNVRANTNYVKDKWTFKTSLGFYVEEKESEPWQLLLEAYKYKPYQTAVDPDAETIQDGGNKGSNEAVGMSNLMAKLKQTDVRDGDQFNGSLQAEYQLHKNVKVTSRVGASYNNNTRVRINPLFKAYDNEGDLIPMQVRSGVYNYSDRSHKFTWENTINFDKKFGAHRVRALGVFSTESYSFTSFFAQKFDLLSNDITVLNGATLDPNAGSGTGWGQDKTNSLVGILGRLQYDYKGRYLLSVSARRDGSSRFSEKYRWGTFPSVSAGWNVSDEAWWSGIKNTVNGFKIRASYGTTGNQNFLDYSNASGITLEKDYVFGPEEADRLVLGAIQTAFSNKNVKWETTVQRNIGFDMAFFNNKLTFTGDFYNTDKEDMLFPLLVPPSTGAGQNATVILNVGNMNNKGYEFAANYRHNGKVSWYAGLTYSKNVNEITKMSGSNKIAYMQSGTVVDGVPNSDRVTVITEGYEAGAFFVMETNGIVRSEADLLKYQELVPTAKLGDLRYVDQNKDGLLTDDDRIYAGSGAPEFEMGLNLGADYKGVDLSMQWYGSFGNEIINGTEIYTYMHGTHKDMLYQWTTQNVNSDIPANRGRDHWNYRGYTDYWIEDGSFIRLRNVTLGYTVPNKIIRKAGLERLRIYVAAQNPITITDYKGFDPEVGNDGLSSRGIDKGNYPISRQWRAGVQFDF; translated from the coding sequence ATGAAAAGAACAGTTAATTGTTTTTGCAAGAAATTGCTTCTAACAGTTCTAACGGTTTTGTCGTTTTGGGCTATTGCTCAGGCGCAAAACATTACAGTTACAGGAACTGTTACCGGCGATGACGGTGAACCCATTCCGGGAGCCAACATTGTAGTAAAAGGTACCACAATTGGTACAATCTCTGGTGCCTCGGGCGATTATTCTATTGAAGCACCAGCTAACGGAACCTTAACCTATTCATTTATCGGTTATGAAGCGCAGGAAATTGCGATCGAGGGAAAATCGAAAATTGATGTGGAAATGCAACTTAGCTCAATTGGTATTGAAGAAGTTGTTGCCATTGGTTATGGTACAGTACGTAAAAAAGAAGTAACCGGTGCGGTTGCCCAGGTATCTTCAGATGTGCTTCAACAAAGTGCAACATCCGATTTGGGTACCGCTTTGCAGGGCCAAATTGCAGGGGTAAGCGTTCAGGCCAGCTCGGGTTCTCCGGGTGCTTCATCAAACATTCAAATTCGTGGTTTAAGCTCGGTAACTGGTACCAATGCTCCGCTTTTTGTAGTTGATGGTATTCCATACGATGGAGATCCGAAATTAAGTAACAGCGAGATTGAAACCATTGATGTATTAAAAGATGCTGCTTCGGCTGCTATTTATGGTACACGTGGTTCGGGTGGTGTTATTCTTATTACCACCAAACAAGGTAAAGCCGGAACCATGAAAGTGGGCATTGATAGTTACTACGGTATTCAGGATATTACATCAGGAACACCAATTTTAAACTTCGAAGAAACTTTCTTCGCACGTTTTATTTGGGCCAACAACCTTAATGGTACCCATTACGATAATACGTGGTCAGCACTCGAGTCAAACCGGTACCAGTTTACAAATAGTACCGATTTAGAAGAAGTGTTGGTTGTTGACAATGCTGCTATCCAAAATCACAGTATTAACATTTCGGGTGGTAAAGCAGGTTTAACTTATAATGTAGTTGCCAACTACTTTAGCCAGGATGGATCGATTATTAATTCGGGTTACGAGCGTTTTAACGTGCGTGCAAATACCAACTACGTAAAAGACAAATGGACGTTTAAAACAAGCCTTGGTTTTTATGTGGAGGAAAAAGAATCGGAACCGTGGCAGTTGCTGCTCGAGGCCTATAAATACAAGCCTTATCAAACAGCTGTTGACCCTGATGCCGAAACCATTCAGGATGGTGGTAACAAAGGAAGTAACGAAGCGGTTGGTATGAGTAACCTGATGGCGAAACTAAAACAAACCGATGTTCGCGATGGCGACCAGTTTAACGGTAGTTTACAAGCCGAATACCAGTTGCATAAAAATGTAAAAGTAACATCGCGTGTTGGTGCAAGTTATAATAACAACACAAGAGTTAGAATTAACCCATTGTTTAAAGCTTACGATAACGAAGGCGATTTAATTCCGATGCAGGTTCGCTCGGGAGTTTATAACTACAGCGACCGTTCGCATAAATTTACATGGGAAAACACGATTAATTTTGATAAAAAATTTGGTGCACACCGTGTTCGTGCCTTGGGAGTATTCTCAACTGAATCGTATAGCTTTACTTCATTTTTTGCACAGAAATTTGATTTATTAAGCAACGACATTACCGTTCTTAATGGTGCCACTTTAGATCCAAATGCCGGCTCGGGTACTGGATGGGGCCAGGATAAAACAAACAGCCTGGTTGGTATTCTCGGACGTTTACAATACGACTACAAAGGCCGCTACCTTTTAAGTGTTAGTGCACGTCGCGATGGATCTTCCCGTTTTTCTGAAAAATACCGCTGGGGAACTTTCCCTTCTGTTTCTGCAGGATGGAACGTGTCAGATGAAGCCTGGTGGTCGGGTATTAAAAATACGGTAAACGGATTTAAAATTAGAGCAAGTTATGGTACAACAGGTAACCAAAACTTCCTCGATTACAGTAATGCATCGGGTATTACACTTGAAAAAGACTATGTTTTTGGTCCGGAAGAAGCTGATCGTTTAGTATTGGGAGCAATACAAACAGCTTTCTCCAACAAAAACGTGAAATGGGAAACAACCGTTCAGCGAAATATTGGTTTCGATATGGCATTTTTTAATAACAAACTCACCTTTACCGGAGACTTTTATAACACCGATAAAGAAGACATGTTATTCCCATTGTTGGTGCCCCCTTCAACCGGTGCCGGACAAAATGCAACTGTTATTCTTAACGTGGGTAACATGAACAATAAAGGTTACGAGTTTGCAGCCAACTACCGCCACAATGGTAAAGTTTCGTGGTATGCAGGTTTAACCTACTCGAAAAACGTAAATGAAATTACCAAAATGAGTGGCTCGAACAAAATTGCCTACATGCAAAGCGGAACTGTAGTGGATGGTGTTCCAAACTCTGACCGTGTTACCGTAATTACTGAAGGTTACGAAGCTGGAGCTTTCTTTGTTATGGAGACCAATGGTATTGTAAGAAGCGAAGCCGACTTGCTTAAATACCAGGAGCTTGTTCCTACTGCTAAATTGGGTGATTTGCGTTACGTTGACCAAAACAAAGATGGTTTGCTTACCGACGACGACCGAATTTATGCCGGAAGTGGTGCTCCTGAATTTGAAATGGGTTTAAACCTTGGTGCAGATTATAAAGGTGTTGACTTATCAATGCAGTGGTACGGATCGTTCGGTAACGAAATTATTAATGGTACTGAAATTTACACCTACATGCACGGTACCCACAAAGATATGCTTTACCAGTGGACTACTCAGAACGTAAATTCTGATATACCTGCCAACCGTGGCCGCGACCATTGGAACTACCGTGGTTATACCGATTATTGGATTGAAGATGGCTCTTTTATTCGTTTGCGTAACGTAACGCTGGGTTATACGGTTCCTAATAAAATTATCAGGAAAGCCGGACTCGAAAGATTACGTATTTATGTAGCTGCTCAAAATCCAATTACCATTACCGATTATAAAGGTTTCGACCCAGAAGTTGGTAACGACGGATTATCATCGCGTGGTATTGATAAAGGTAACTATCCGATCAGCCGTCAGTGGAGAGCTGGTGTTCAATTCGATTTCTAA
- a CDS encoding RagB/SusD family nutrient uptake outer membrane protein: protein MKKLIIKYMAIGLILFTAFACEDFLTETNPNMMSTDSFWKTLDDTEMGLNAVYNSFKNGSVMRTNDEYNRSDMTWPGWGRPNTTNSYYLQTFTNASDGPNSKWDALYKGIFRANQVIEALTALEGTGVDEERWTEQMGQAKFFRGLFYFYLHSSFNNGSVLIYDFVPQDEADFYQSVRPADEVRAFFTADLEYAHQNLPGKWEARDLGRVTAGSAAAVLGKSYLYAEEYAKAAEYFKDVIENPDYGYALADHIGDNFTTQNELNSESILEIVYSLNYKAEESVWAEENTSSTLNFTVSPVGGWRSMYPSCWLIMAYKNDAMDVNDPRNYVTDEDGNSRLRTYNLRTSYSIALVDDVDMDYYGVITAEGTAFNNSETAYWRKHSNWDICENEKDISQATPRSGVNYRVIRLADVYLMYAEALIQGGSGGNVEEALKYVNRVRHRSALQLLGMDGTGEFPGADHDDVTYDAQSLMHHLMYVERPLELSAEGHAIRTIDMRRWGITHQRFQELSQIRYYRENYQFINSEGKSVTRWGSVLFEGEKDANDLIDYQQAAQNYNEAAHAYWPIPNSETTTNPEIN from the coding sequence ATGAAGAAATTAATAATAAAATATATGGCAATCGGGTTGATTCTATTTACAGCCTTTGCCTGCGAGGATTTCCTTACGGAAACAAATCCGAACATGATGTCGACCGACAGTTTCTGGAAAACGTTGGACGACACTGAGATGGGACTTAATGCGGTGTACAACTCGTTTAAAAACGGTAGTGTAATGCGTACCAACGACGAGTATAACCGAAGCGACATGACCTGGCCGGGTTGGGGACGCCCCAACACCACCAATTCGTATTACCTGCAAACGTTTACCAATGCTTCAGACGGTCCCAACAGTAAATGGGATGCTTTATACAAAGGTATTTTCCGTGCAAACCAGGTAATTGAAGCCTTAACCGCTTTAGAAGGAACAGGAGTTGACGAAGAACGTTGGACAGAACAAATGGGACAAGCTAAATTTTTCCGTGGTCTGTTTTATTTTTACCTGCACAGTTCGTTTAATAACGGTAGTGTATTAATTTACGACTTTGTTCCTCAGGATGAGGCTGATTTCTACCAGTCTGTACGCCCGGCTGATGAGGTACGTGCTTTCTTTACTGCCGATTTGGAATATGCCCACCAAAACCTTCCCGGAAAATGGGAGGCCAGAGATTTGGGTAGAGTAACAGCAGGTTCGGCTGCAGCAGTGCTTGGCAAAAGCTACCTGTATGCCGAAGAATATGCCAAGGCAGCAGAATACTTTAAAGATGTAATTGAAAACCCTGATTATGGTTATGCTTTAGCAGATCATATCGGCGATAACTTTACCACTCAAAACGAGTTAAACAGTGAATCGATTTTAGAAATTGTTTACTCGTTAAACTATAAAGCTGAAGAGTCGGTTTGGGCAGAAGAGAACACTTCCTCTACCTTAAACTTCACCGTTAGCCCGGTTGGCGGCTGGCGTTCAATGTATCCAAGTTGCTGGTTAATTATGGCTTACAAAAACGATGCAATGGATGTAAACGATCCGCGTAACTACGTTACCGACGAGGATGGTAATTCGCGCCTGCGTACCTACAATTTACGTACTTCCTATTCAATTGCTTTGGTTGACGATGTTGATATGGACTATTATGGTGTAATTACTGCCGAAGGAACTGCTTTCAATAACTCTGAAACTGCTTACTGGCGTAAACATAGTAACTGGGATATTTGCGAAAACGAAAAAGATATCTCGCAGGCTACGCCACGTTCGGGTGTAAACTACCGTGTTATTCGTTTAGCCGATGTTTATTTAATGTACGCCGAAGCCTTAATTCAAGGTGGCTCGGGAGGTAATGTTGAAGAAGCTTTGAAATATGTAAACCGTGTTCGTCATCGTTCGGCACTGCAATTATTAGGAATGGACGGTACAGGTGAATTCCCAGGTGCTGATCACGACGATGTAACCTACGATGCACAAAGTTTAATGCACCACCTAATGTATGTTGAGCGTCCGTTGGAACTTTCTGCCGAAGGTCATGCAATACGCACAATTGATATGCGTCGTTGGGGAATTACTCATCAGCGTTTTCAGGAATTATCTCAAATTCGCTATTACCGAGAAAACTATCAGTTTATTAATTCTGAAGGTAAGAGTGTTACCCGCTGGGGTTCTGTTCTTTTCGAAGGAGAGAAAGATGCCAATGACCTTATTGACTACCAGCAGGCTGCACAAAACTATAACGAAGCGGCGCATGCCTATTGGCCAATACCAAATAGTGAAACAACCACTAATCCTGAAATTAACTAA